GAGGCTACGAGCACTTCAACCTCCACGACCTCCTGGAGGAGATCCGCTGACCTGGGACCGGCAGGGAAAGGGATTTATTACCTTTTGGAGGGCGATTCCGGGCATGAGCTCCACTCGCAGGCCTCCTTCACCGCCCAAGGCCGGAGCCGGCGTCGCCGCCGCCACCTTGGCCCTCCTTTCCCTTCTTCTTCTTCTTCTTCTTCTATCGGCCCCTCCGGCGGCCGTCGGGATGATGGACGGGGATGAGCCCTCTTCAGCCGGAGGAAACGTCACGGTGGGCGAGATCAGATTGTATTACGAGATCCACGGCGAGGGTGAGCCCCTCCTCCTGATCATGGGCCTCGGCGGCCACATCCTCGACTGGGGGTGGGTCCTCCCCGAGAGGCTCGCCGAGGGCCGCTCCGTGATCGCCTTCGACAACCGGGGAGCAGGCCGCAGCGAGCAGCCCCCCGGCCCCTATTCCATCGAGGAGATGGCCGACGACACCGTAGGCCTCCTGGACGCCCTCGGGATCGAGCAGACGGACGTCTTCGGCGTCTCCATGGGCGGTATGATCGCCCAGGAGATGGCCGCCCGCCATCCGGACCGGATCGGCCGTTTGATCCTCGGCGCCACCAGCCCCGGGGGCGCAGCCTCGGTCAGCGCGCCCCCGGAAGTCCAGGCATACCTGGAGCCGCGGCTCGACCTGACGCTCCACGAGGCGCTCTGGTGGTCCGCCCCCGCTGGGTATCCCCAAGAGTTCATCGACTCTCACCCTGAGATCGTCGAGCGGAAGGTCCAGGCGAATATGGCCCACCCGAGCAGCCTTGCAGCCTACGAAGCGCAGCTAGCAGCCTACCGGGCCTTCGAGATAGGCGACCGGATATCCGAGATCCGCGCCCCGACGCTGGTCATGGCCG
The sequence above is drawn from the Methanothrix harundinacea 6Ac genome and encodes:
- a CDS encoding alpha/beta fold hydrolase, which translates into the protein MSSTRRPPSPPKAGAGVAAATLALLSLLLLLLLLSAPPAAVGMMDGDEPSSAGGNVTVGEIRLYYEIHGEGEPLLLIMGLGGHILDWGWVLPERLAEGRSVIAFDNRGAGRSEQPPGPYSIEEMADDTVGLLDALGIEQTDVFGVSMGGMIAQEMAARHPDRIGRLILGATSPGGAASVSAPPEVQAYLEPRLDLTLHEALWWSAPAGYPQEFIDSHPEIVERKVQANMAHPSSLAAYEAQLAAYRAFEIGDRISEIRAPTLVMAGDSDVLIPPENGLILAEKIPGAEFREIEGAGHLFWISHPEETVAAVVEFLEGGG